GCCGTACTCGTGCGTGAGCGCGTTGAACCCGTAGTTGGTGTCCTTGCTGGCTTCGATCTGTGCGCCGACGAGCGAGCCGTCGAGCCCGCAGTTAACCGCGATCTGGCGGATCGGTGCAGCCAGTGCGCGGAAGACGATGTCAACGCCGGTGCGCTCGTCGCCGACGAGCTTGTTGCGGAGCGTGTCGAGCGCCTTGCGTGCGCGGAGGACAGCAACGCCGCCGCCGGGCAGGATGCCCTCCTCGACCGCAGCGCGGCATGCGTGGAGTGCGTCCTCGACGCGGGCCTTCTTCTCCTTCATCTCGACCTCGGTCGCAGCGCCGACGTTGATCTGCGCAACGCCGCCGGCGAGTTTGGCGAGACGCTCTTCGAGCTTCTCACGGTCGTAGTCGGATGTTGATGCTGCGACCTGTGCGCGGATCATGTCGATCCGGCCCTTGATGTCGGACGCCTTGCCAGCGCCCTCGATGACGGTCGTGTTGTCCTTGTCGACGACGATCTTCTTGGCGCGACCGAGATCCTTGAGCTCGAGTGTCTCGATGTTCAGGCCGAGCTCTTCCATGACAGCTGTCGCGCCGGTGAGGATCGCGATGTCCTGGAGCATCTCCTTGCGACGATCGCCGAACCCGGGTGCCTTCACCGCGACGACCTTGAGTGTGCCGCGGATCTTGTTGACGACGAGTGTTGTGAGCGCTTCAGAGTCGATGTCTTCTGCGACGATGAGCAGTGACTTGCCGGACTCAGCGACCTTGCCGAGGATGGGGAGCATGTCGCGCGCGTTGGAGAGTTTTTTCTCGTGGACGAGCACGTACGCGTCTGTGAGTTCCGCTTCCATGTCCGAGACATTGGTGACAAAGTGCGGCGAGAGGTAGCCCTTGTCGAACTGCATGCCCTCGACGAGTTCGACCTCTGTTTCGAGCGACTTGCCCTCTTCGACGGTGATGACGCCGTCCTTGCCGACCTTGTCC
Above is a genomic segment from Phycisphaeraceae bacterium containing:
- the groL gene encoding chaperonin GroEL (60 kDa chaperone family; promotes refolding of misfolded polypeptides especially under stressful conditions; forms two stacked rings of heptamers to form a barrel-shaped 14mer; ends can be capped by GroES; misfolded proteins enter the barrel where they are refolded when GroES binds); this encodes MAPKQIAFDNDARDRILKGVQKLAKAVKVTLGPSGRVVVLEKSFGAPTVTKDGVSVAKEIELDDPYENMGAQMVKEVASKSSKDAGDGTTTATVYAEAIFQEGLKNITAGANANAVKRGIDQAVVAVTNELKKMSKKVSASSEIAQVGTCSANQDTQIGDIIATAMDKVGKDGVITVEEGKSLETEVELVEGMQFDKGYLSPHFVTNVSDMEAELTDAYVLVHEKKLSNARDMLPILGKVAESGKSLLIVAEDIDSEALTTLVVNKIRGTLKVVAVKAPGFGDRRKEMLQDIAILTGATAVMEELGLNIETLELKDLGRAKKIVVDKDNTTVIEGAGKASDIKGRIDMIRAQVAASTSDYDREKLEERLAKLAGGVAQINVGAATEVEMKEKKARVEDALHACRAAVEEGILPGGGVAVLRARKALDTLRNKLVGDERTGVDIVFRALAAPIRQIAVNCGLDGSLVGAQIEASKDTNYGFNALTHEYGDLVKMGVIVPTKVERVALQNAASISGLLLTIDAAIVEIKDEKKTAGAGAGMDDMDY